The genomic region ACGGTGTACGAGCGGGACGGCCGGATCGGCGGGCTCATGCGGTACGGCATCCCCGAGTTCAAGATGGACTCCTCGGTGTTGGACGCCCGGCTCGAGCAGCTGGTCGCAGAAGGAGTGCGGTTCGTGACGAACTGCAAGATCGGCATCGACGCGAGCATCGACGAGCTGCGCGAGCAGCACGACGCGGTCCTGATCGCCACCGGCGCAACCGTCGGTCGCGAACTGGAGATCGAAGGACGCCACCTGGAGGGCATCCATTTGGCGATGGAATACCTGGTGGGAGCCAACAAGTTCGTCGAGGGGACGGCCGACTCGCTGCAGATCGACGCGGCCGGCCGGAATGTCGTGATCATCGGCGGCGGCGACACCGGCGCCGACTGCTACGGCACCGCGCTGCGCCAGGGCGCCGCGTCGGTGACCCAGCTCGACATCCACGGCAGGCCGCCGGAGATCCGGCACGAATCGACCCCGTGGCCGGTGTACCCGCTGATGCTCCGGGTGGCGGCGGCGCACGAGGAGGGCGGCGAGCGGGTGTTCGGCGTCAACTCGACCTCGTTCGAGGGTGTCGACGGACGGGTCAGCGGGCTGAACCTCGTTGCCGGACAGCGGGTTCCTGGTGGGTTCCTGACCTCGGACGGCACCGACAAGCACCTGCAGACCGATCTGGTGCTGCTGGCGCTGGGCTTCACCGGACCGGAGACGGACGGTTTCGTCGCCGAACTCGGGCTCGGCGTCACGGGGCGGGGTGCCATCGACCGGGACGAGGAGTACTCCACCAACGTGCCGGGCGTGTTCGTCGCGGGCGACGCCGGACGCGGGCAGTCGCTGATCGTCTGGGCGATCGCCGAGGGGCGCTCGGCCGCGGCCGGGATCGACCGCTACCTGACCGGCCGGACCGCGCTACCGGATCCCGTCGAGCCGTCTGCCGCAGCCCTGCGCTGAGCTGGTTCGCCTGTTCTCGGCGCATGCGGGATTGGTGCGGCGCATGCTCGCGTGTCTTCTGTGACCCTCGGAAGGCTCTCTCGCGGCACACCGGAATGCGCAGCGGCTGGGGTGGTCGCGGACGAGCCGGTCGAGGCCCCCCGCGCATGCGCAAGCGGTGCGGCGCATG from Nakamurella sp. A5-74 harbors:
- a CDS encoding glutamate synthase subunit beta, which produces MVDPSGFLKHPRRTPTRRPIPLRLKDWREVYQPFGETDTQQQAARCMDCGIPFCHNGCPLGNLIPEWNELVRLGRWDEASDRLHATNNFPEFTGRLCPAPCEGSCVLGIGDDPVSIKVVEQQIADHAVRSGGLAPHPAVGSTGFSVAVIGSGPAGLAAAQQLVRAGHAATVYERDGRIGGLMRYGIPEFKMDSSVLDARLEQLVAEGVRFVTNCKIGIDASIDELREQHDAVLIATGATVGRELEIEGRHLEGIHLAMEYLVGANKFVEGTADSLQIDAAGRNVVIIGGGDTGADCYGTALRQGAASVTQLDIHGRPPEIRHESTPWPVYPLMLRVAAAHEEGGERVFGVNSTSFEGVDGRVSGLNLVAGQRVPGGFLTSDGTDKHLQTDLVLLALGFTGPETDGFVAELGLGVTGRGAIDRDEEYSTNVPGVFVAGDAGRGQSLIVWAIAEGRSAAAGIDRYLTGRTALPDPVEPSAAALR